A region of the Conyzicola lurida genome:
ATCGAGGCGACGATGTTGGTGCCGCTGAGGTGGGAGACGTCGTAGCACTCCATGCGGAGCGGCGCGTCGGTCATACCGAGGGCCTCTTGGATGTCGGCGAGGGCCTGTGACCGGGCGACGAAGTCACCGCTGCGGCGGGTCTTGTAGAGCATCAGGGCGTTGCGGGCGTTGGTCGACACCGTGAGCGCGAGTGCGGCCTTGTCGCCGCGCTGGGCGACGCGCAACGCGACCTTGCCGGGCGTGGTGCGGATGTCGGTGAGGAACATCTCGAGCTCGGCGGTGTCGTCGGGCAGCGCCGGAACGTAGATGTCGCGGGGCGGCTCCTGGTCGCCGTACGCGTTCTGCAGCACCGTGTCCACGAGCTCGGGCAGTTCGAGGTCGAGCTCTTTGTCGACGACCCAGCCGCGCACACCGCGGATACGGCCGCCGCGCACGATGAACTGCTGCACAGCAGCGGCGAGTTCGTCGTGGGCGATGCCGAAGATGTCGGCGTCGACCTCGTCGCTGAGCACGACGCTGCTCTTCGACAGGGCGTTCTCGAGCGCGGAGAGCTGGTCGCGGTAGCGGGCCGCGGACTCGTAGTCCATCTCCTGCGACGAGGCCATCATCTTCTTCGAGATCTCGGCCGTGTAGCGGGTGTCGTTTCCGCCCATAAACGAGGCGAAGTCGAGCGCGATCGACTTGTGGTCTTCCTTGCTGATGCGGCCCACGCAGGGTGCGGCGCACTTGCCGATGTCGCCGAGGAGGCACGGGCGGCCGGTCTGCTCCGCGCGCTTGTAGGTCGCGTCGGAACACGAGCGCATCGGGAACGCCTTGAGCATCAGGTCGACAGTCTCGCGGATCGCCCACACCTTCGTGTACGGGCCGAAATACCGGGCGCCCTTAAGGTTCTTGTTGCGTGTGACGAGCACACGCGGCACCGGTTCGCCGAGGGTGATCGCGAGGTACGGGTACGACTTGTCGTCCCGGAACTTCACGTTGAACGGCGGGTCGAACTCCTTGATCCAGGTGTACTCGAGCTGCAGCGCCTCGAACTCGCTGCCGACGACCGTCCACTCGACGCTCGACGCGGAGAGCACCATGCGCCGGGTGCGCTCGTGCAGGCTGCGCAGCGGCTGGAAGTAGTTCGCCAGCCGCGCGCGCAGACTGTTGGCCTTGCCGACGTAGAGCACGCGCCCGCCGTCGTCACGGAAGCGGTAGACGCCGGGAGCGGTAGGGATCTCCCCCGCTTTCGGGCGCCAACTGACGGTTTCACTCATGGGCCGACTCGCACCGCCTAGGCGCGCACGCCCTCCAGCATCTCCCTGAGGAAGAAGCCGGTGTGGCTGCCCTCGATCTTGGCGAGCTGCTCGGGCGTGCCGGTGGAGAGCACCTGGCCGCCGCCCGCGCCACCCTCGGGACCGATGTCGATGATGTGGTCGGCACTCTTGATGACGTCGAGGTTGTGCTCGATGACCAGCACGGTGTTGCCCTTGTCGACGAGGCTGTTCAGCACGAGCAGGAGCTTACGGACGTCTTCGAAGTGCAGACCGGTGGTCGGCTCGTCGAGCACGTAGATGCTGCGCCCGTTGGAGCGCTTCTGCAGCTCGGTGGCCAGCTTGACGCGCTGGGCTTCGCCGCCCGAGAGCGTCGTGGCGCTCTGGCCGAGTCGCACGTAGCCGAGTCCGACCTCGACGAGCGTCTTCAGGAAGCGGTGGATCGCGCCGATCGCCTCGAAGAAGTCGGCCGCCTCGCTGATCGGCATGTCGAGCACCTCGGCGATGTTCTTGCCCTTGTAGCGCACCGCGAGGGTCTCGCGGTTGTACCGGGCGCCGTGGCAGACCTCGCACGCGACGTACACGTCGGGGAGGAAGTTCATCTCGATCTTGATCGTTCCGTCGCCGGAGCAGTTCTCGCAGCGGCCGCCCTTGACGTTGAAGCTGAACCGTCCGGGGAGGTAGCCGCGCGCCTTGGCGTCCTGTGTCTCGGCGAACAGGTTACGGATCTTGTCGAACACGCCGGTGTAGGTGGCGGGGTTCGAGCGCGGGGTGCGGCCGATCGGGTTCTGGTCGACGTGCACCACCTTGTCGAGGTGCTCGAGGCCGGTGACGCGTGTGTGCTTTCCGGGGATCTGGCGGGCGCCGTTGAGCTCGTTGGCGAGCACCTTGTAGAGGATGTCGTTGACGAGGCTCGACTTGCCCGAGCCGCTCACGCCGGTGACCGCGGTGAAGACGCCGAGCGGGAAGTCGACGGTGACGTTGCGGAGGTTGTTCGCCTTGGCGCCCTCGACCCGCACCTGGCGCTTCTTGTCGACCTTGCGACGCTTCTTCGGCGTCGCGATCGAGCGCCGGCCGGCGAGGTAGTCGCCCGTCACGGAGTCGGTGTTGTCGAGCAGCTCTTCGTAGCTTCCCGAGTGCACCACGACGCCGCCGTGCTCGCCGGCG
Encoded here:
- the uvrC gene encoding excinuclease ABC subunit UvrC, translated to MSETVSWRPKAGEIPTAPGVYRFRDDGGRVLYVGKANSLRARLANYFQPLRSLHERTRRMVLSASSVEWTVVGSEFEALQLEYTWIKEFDPPFNVKFRDDKSYPYLAITLGEPVPRVLVTRNKNLKGARYFGPYTKVWAIRETVDLMLKAFPMRSCSDATYKRAEQTGRPCLLGDIGKCAAPCVGRISKEDHKSIALDFASFMGGNDTRYTAEISKKMMASSQEMDYESAARYRDQLSALENALSKSSVVLSDEVDADIFGIAHDELAAAVQQFIVRGGRIRGVRGWVVDKELDLELPELVDTVLQNAYGDQEPPRDIYVPALPDDTAELEMFLTDIRTTPGKVALRVAQRGDKAALALTVSTNARNALMLYKTRRSGDFVARSQALADIQEALGMTDAPLRMECYDVSHLSGTNIVASMVVFEDGLPRKDQYRRFSIADSTDDTESIYQTLMRRLAHLEDEPDAGAAAEAAIALSTDATVVVGGDDVTVERKRFAYRPNLLIVDGGQPQVAAAQRALDDSGVTGIQLCGIAKRLEEIWLPDSDYPVILPRNSDALFLFQRIRDEAHRFAITFQRQKRKSDITSKLADIPGLGPARVSELLKHFGSVTRLRAADAAAITEVKGIGPSLAQQIVDGLRNP